AGTCTACGTCTTTTCCAAGGTTCTAGCAACAATTGGAAGATTATGAATAGTACCAAATTGAATCCCATCAAGATAAATGTGCCCCAAGTTGAAGTTCTACGAATCTTATCGGACCATATCTGCTCCTCATGATACCTGGTTAGTATTGCTCTATAAAGATCATCGGTGAGTTGctcttcctttttttcaatatccctgaccttttctttcagttCCTTCTCAGTTTGTTGATTGATTGCATCGTCTTTATAAAGCTTTGTGAAGTTCTCCAAGTCGGAAGGGGACCAACTGCTCTTTCTTTGTAGAAGCTCATTCAATTGCTTTTGGGATAATGTCCTGGACTCTATAGCCTTGGTGTATTGCAATTTTAAATCAGTGCGCGCTTTCCGTGTGGCGTCAAGCTTTTCATTGATAAGATTTATACTGTTCTTTAGCTTCTGAATAGATGAGTAACCAGTAACGTCATTCAATGCTTTTGTCGCAGTGAACAGAGTCTCCTGCAATGAATCCAGGTAAAACTCAAGCTTTCGAGACCATTTCTTCCTATGTAACTCTCTCTCAGACGGGAGATCTTTTATCTCTTCATTGGTGAGTTCATCTTTCTTGTAGTTTATTTTAGCATCCTTGGATTCTTTCTCTTGCTCGGCTATCTTTTTGTTGGCCTCCTGTATTGATTTTCTGATGTTTTTGGCATGGTGTTGAAAGACACCTCTGCCCTCCAGAAACTTGTTCCAGAGGTTGTTCAGAGACCCATTGAGCTCATTTAACTTTGTATTTAGTGCATTACCTGTAGGTCTTTTACTCGCACTGGATTTGTTCTCCTCACAACGGAAATGAGTGAAGGTAATGTTTCTTAAGTATGCTTGCCTCTGTATCAGAATTGCTCGACCACTACGCGAGACCGGCCTCAGGTATCGATAACTGTACATCAAGGGGTTGATATTACTATATCAGTGATGTTCAATTTACAGTTAGACTATTTCTAGTATTGGTTTTAGTATCTGTTTGAATCGTAGACACAGTTAGGCTTCAAATACCGAAACTCCGGACTCTCATCAGAATTCGTTGAACAATAGATGCTCCTAAGAAGCATACATGAATATTTAAATaatcaatgaaaatagGAAGATACATAGTATGGTATAGGTTTTATCAATGTTTCTTTTACAATTCAATCGCTATTTAAAGGGTTATATTAGGACACAGGTGAAAAACATGATTACTATTACATTGGGAAGCAATATGACAATCACAAAATAATTGGTCGAGAAGATAACCTCCCACCACGGAAATTTGTTAACGCTCTGTGTTTCTTGTCGATCATTTGCAAAACCCTCCAAGCTTCTTCGACATGATTGGGTTTTAGCGGATTtacttcatcatcaagaTTATCAAAGAGCCGTTTCTTTCGGGTAATCGCAGACTTGTCTAGACTTACATCCTGGTGTATGTTTTGAGATTGTTGTTTCTGGTTCTGCAGTATCTGTTCACgtttctttattttcaatgCAGTCTCAGTCAATGAGCAAACGATTTCGAAAGTTAAAAAACCCAAAATATCTATAACATCATCATGTGGTTTACCGTCAGTCAATTGAGTTATCCCAGACCAATCCTTGAATCTCTTACTTTTCCTGAAAGTAAATGAGGCTTGTCTACAGTCAGACCAATGTACGTACTCTTCTCTAGTCATATTTCTCGTTCTGTCATCATTCATCTTTAATCTCTTCAGCGTAGCAATATTTGCTTCTCTTTCATCCTCGTCAATGTCGTCTGcatcttcattgttttCCAATGGTTGT
This is a stretch of genomic DNA from Nakaseomyces glabratus chromosome M, complete sequence. It encodes these proteins:
- the SPT3 gene encoding transcriptional regulator SPT3 (CAGL0M01540g~Ortholog(s) have transcription cofactor activity), producing MDKHKYRVEIQQMMFVSGETTEPPLETTSLIEDIVRGQVVEILMQANKTAQSRGVKSILPEDVIFLIRHDKAKVNRLRSYLSWKDLRKNAKDQDSNAPAGGGAEEEDLGKKAGDKDEKDSSANMKVKKSQIKLPWELQFMFNEQPLENNEDADDIDEDEREANIATLKRLKMNDDRTRNMTREEYVHWSDCRQASFTFRKSKRFKDWSGITQLTDGKPHDDVIDILGFLTFEIVCSLTETALKIKKREQILQNQKQQSQNIHQDVSLDKSAITRKKRLFDNLDDEVNPLKPNHVEEAWRVLQMIDKKHRALTNFRGGRLSSRPIIL
- the SHE9 gene encoding She9p (CAGL0M01518g~Mitochondrial inner membrane protein of unknown function), which gives rise to MYSYRYLRPVSRSGRAILIQRQAYLRNITFTHFRCEENKSSASKRPTGNALNTKLNELNGSLNNLWNKFLEGRGVFQHHAKNIRKSIQEANKKIAEQEKESKDAKINYKKDELTNEEIKDLPSERELHRKKWSRKLEFYLDSLQETLFTATKALNDVTGYSSIQKLKNSINLINEKLDATRKARTDLKLQYTKAIESRTLSQKQLNELLQRKSSWSPSDLENFTKLYKDDAINQQTEKELKEKVRDIEKKEEQLTDDLYRAILTRYHEEQIWSDKIRRTSTWGTFILMGFNLVLFIIFQLLLEPWKRRRLTGSFEGKVRHALELHSQEQETKIRDFLEEIKTKESNNIANEQKTITKLSFWDKLRNTFQNSTGLSLTQFNMLELTVTAINSFLVGILFTLLLHAL